A portion of the Gasterosteus aculeatus chromosome 12, fGasAcu3.hap1.1, whole genome shotgun sequence genome contains these proteins:
- the chst1 gene encoding carbohydrate sulfotransferase 1, whose translation MQCSWKAVILLALASIAIQYTAIRTLTSKPFQLCPLPSPQNCGLGGQETEPPFERGAAGCDDYPYFSVNATRKTHILVLATTRSGSSFVGQLLNQHQEVFYLFEPLYHVQTTLIPRLSHSRNAADRRVMLGASRDLLRSLYGCDLYFLESYIKPTPANHTTDKLFRRGASRALCQQPVCDAFGPADVNVEEGDCVKKCAALNMTSATEACRERRHVAIKIVRVPEIGDLRALVEDPRLNIKVIQLVRDPRGILSSRIETFRDTYRLWRIWRATGRRPYNLDLSQLTVVCEDFLSSVSTGLGHPYWLKGKYMLVRYEDLARNPLLKTKEMYDYLGLPLDKNVEEWIHANTRGSSEPSAKHKFGTVRDSAANAESWRLKLSYDMVEYTQSVCQKVLHQLGYKAVKSVEELKNMSLSLVQDKAFVPFL comes from the coding sequence ATGCAATGTTCCTGGAAGGCAGTGATTCTGCTGGCCTTGGCATCCATCGCCATCCAGTACACGGCCATCCGGACTCTCACCTCCAAGCCTTTCCAGCTGTGCCCTTTGCCCAGCCCCCAGAACTGTGGTCTCGGGGGCCAGGAGACCGAGCCCCCCTTTGAGCGGGGAGCGGCCGGCTGCGACGACTACCCTTACTTCTCCGTCAACGCCACCCGCAAAACGCACATCCTGGTGCTGGCCACCACCCGGAGCGGCTCCTCCTTCGTCGGCCAGCTGCTCAACCAGCACCAGGAGGTGTTCTACCTGTTCGAGCCCCTTTACCACGTCCAGACCACGCTGATCCCGCGCCTGTCGCACAGCCGCAACGCGGCCGACCGCCGCGTGATGCTGGGCGCCAGCCGGGACCTCCTGCGCAGCCTGTACGGTTGCGACCTCTACTTCCTGGAGAGCTACATCAAACCGACGCCCGCCAACCACACCACGGACAAACTGTTCCGGCGCGGCGCCAGCCGAGCGCTGTGCCAGCAGCCCGTGTGCGACGCCTTCGGCCCCGCCGATGTCAACGTCGAAGAAGGGGACTGCGTGAAGAAGTGCGCGGCCCTGAACATGACCTCGGCGACGGAGGCGTGCCGCGAGAGGAGACACGTGGCAATCAAAATCGTCCGGGTGCCGGAGATCGGAGATCTGCGCGCTCTGGTGGAGGACCCGCGGCTGAACATCAAGGTGATTCAGCTGGTCAGAGACCCGCGCGGCATCTTGTCGTCGCGGATCGAGACCTTCAGGGATACGTATCGTCTGTGGCGCATTTGGAGGGCCACGGGGCGGCGGCCCTACAACCTAGACTTGAGTCAGCTCACGGTCGTCTGTGAAGACTTCCTCAGTTCCGTTTCGACCGGTCTCGGCCATCCCTACTGGCTGAAAGGGAAATACATGTTGGTGCGTTATGAGGATCTGGCCAGGAATCCGCTCCTCAAGACAAAAGAGATGTACGACTATCTGGGGCTGCCTTTGGATAAAAACGTGGAAGAGTGGATACACGCAAACACCCGGGGGAGCAGTGAGCCCTCAGCCAAACACAAGTTTGGTACAGTGAGGGACTCGGCGGCTAATGCCGAGAGTTGGCGCTTGAAACTGTCTTACGACATGGTAGAGTACACGCAGAGTGTTTGTCAAAAAGTACTTCACCAGCTGGGATACAAGGCTGTGAAATCAGTCGAGGAACTGAAAAACATGTCCCTCTCACTGGTTCAGGACAAAGCTTTTGTACCATTTTTGTAA